A DNA window from Prochlorococcus marinus XMU1406 contains the following coding sequences:
- a CDS encoding aspartate/ornithine carbamoyltransferase family protein, with protein sequence MGSYKVKTLHKEKSFSFSRIGPDIYGSTHPQNLLSEIKERAEFLYQLLDRHVISIDPFSNDCLLQLFRLAAKFESNPNRYISHNSPLKGKILINAFYEPSTRTRLSFDSAWHRLGGDSINITDKSSTGIAKGETHLDIAHMFNNYGDCIVLRESDNKAIFEMTKSLRIPIINAGNGIDEHPTQAMSDLYTIFKWRPHLVNKSIDDSEKITIGIIGVPSRMRTVRSLLKLFCKFSYFIKKIIVIYDDKSIDQNDLFDEGQLEQLIESGLKIQLETDMQKVLPSLDVTYINAIAWVGENYEVHGSAFRLHSELPFKKDSIILHPLARGPELSTSLDQTSKNWYFAQSRGAVFVRMALLTCLMDRTTRVMDVI encoded by the coding sequence TTGGGATCATATAAAGTAAAAACCTTACATAAGGAAAAATCATTTTCTTTTTCAAGAATCGGACCTGATATTTACGGCTCCACTCATCCTCAGAATTTATTATCTGAAATCAAGGAAAGAGCTGAATTTTTATATCAGTTATTGGACAGGCATGTAATTTCTATAGACCCCTTTAGTAATGATTGTCTCCTACAACTTTTTAGGCTGGCGGCAAAATTTGAAAGTAATCCAAACAGATATATTTCCCATAACAGTCCCCTCAAGGGAAAGATACTCATAAATGCCTTTTATGAACCAAGCACCAGAACAAGATTATCGTTTGACAGCGCATGGCACAGGCTGGGTGGCGATTCAATAAATATCACCGATAAAAGTTCCACTGGAATTGCCAAGGGAGAAACCCATCTGGATATTGCTCATATGTTTAATAATTACGGTGACTGCATTGTCCTCAGAGAAAGTGACAATAAGGCGATTTTTGAAATGACAAAATCATTGAGAATTCCAATAATCAATGCCGGTAATGGAATCGATGAACATCCCACTCAGGCGATGTCTGATCTTTATACGATTTTTAAATGGAGACCGCATCTGGTTAACAAATCAATTGATGATAGTGAAAAAATAACCATTGGTATCATCGGAGTTCCATCACGTATGAGAACGGTCAGATCTCTTCTGAAATTATTCTGCAAGTTTTCATATTTCATAAAAAAAATTATTGTCATTTACGATGACAAATCCATCGATCAGAACGATCTATTTGATGAAGGTCAGCTGGAACAACTTATTGAATCTGGTCTAAAGATTCAGCTGGAGACGGATATGCAAAAAGTATTACCTTCCTTGGACGTTACCTATATAAATGCAATTGCATGGGTGGGAGAAAATTATGAGGTTCATGGAAGTGCATTTAGATTGCACAGTGAGTTGCCATTTAAAAAAGATTCAATAATATTGCATCCACTTGCGCGTGGCCCTGAATTGTCAACATCACTGGATCAGACCTCAAAAAATTGGTATTTTGCTCAGTCAAGAGGCGCAGTATTTGTAAGAATGGCATTACTTACCTGTCTGATGGATAGAACAACAAGAGTAATGGATGTCATTTAA
- a CDS encoding (2Fe-2S) ferredoxin domain-containing protein codes for MTKWVNKHLLLCATPTKQKCFKGNEGQKTWEYLKKTLKKFENDPCTKNVHILRSKADCLRICKNGPILLVWPDGIWYEKVSPEKISEIFTSHIINGKPIEKWIFKKTPFLNSPRY; via the coding sequence ATGACAAAATGGGTAAATAAACACCTTCTGCTATGCGCAACACCCACAAAACAGAAATGCTTTAAAGGAAATGAAGGTCAAAAAACATGGGAATATCTGAAAAAGACTTTAAAAAAATTTGAGAATGATCCCTGTACAAAAAACGTTCATATATTAAGATCAAAAGCTGACTGTTTAAGAATATGTAAGAACGGCCCAATTCTTCTTGTTTGGCCTGATGGTATTTGGTATGAGAAAGTTTCTCCAGAAAAAATTTCAGAAATTTTTACCTCACATATTATTAACGGTAAGCCAATAGAAAAATGGATTTTTAAAAAAACACCATTTTTAAATAGTCCTAGATACTAA
- a CDS encoding alpha/beta fold hydrolase translates to MELGRNNSISSSFSDYLKNKPFREVLPWIGGDLQTLRDTFVIDFGKSKKNKKIFFPIHKILSKKFECDYLLGFLELPENLNSLRGFVIVTHGLGGSTKRFGLRRISRKLVNNGFGVLKLNLRGSGSARYLAKGNYCARCSSDVISAINHFKKFINLEFKDLIKMNNLPIYGVGLSLGGTILLNSCLDYDENKGEKLLDGLACVSSPLDLSSCSLCIEKSRNYIYQKWLLNRLKNQLWEGYNDEGKILNNEKLRKKIRSLKSIREFDQKFTAPSWGFNSLEDYYVKASPIFRIQNSIKKLPQMLFIHAKDDPWVPYNATLNLRGKFIDKFTIFITEKGGHNGFHSINGCWSDEVVKNWFISI, encoded by the coding sequence TTGGAGTTGGGGAGAAATAATAGTATATCTTCTAGCTTTTCAGATTACTTAAAAAATAAGCCATTTCGAGAAGTCTTACCTTGGATAGGTGGTGACTTACAAACTTTGAGAGATACTTTTGTTATTGATTTTGGTAAATCAAAAAAAAATAAAAAAATATTCTTTCCGATTCATAAAATTCTTTCTAAAAAATTTGAATGTGATTATCTTCTAGGGTTTTTAGAATTACCTGAAAACTTAAACTCTCTTAGAGGTTTTGTAATCGTTACACATGGTTTAGGGGGCTCAACTAAACGGTTTGGTTTAAGAAGAATTTCTAGGAAATTAGTAAATAATGGTTTTGGAGTTCTTAAATTAAATCTAAGAGGATCTGGATCTGCGAGATATTTAGCTAAAGGAAATTATTGTGCTAGATGCTCCAGTGATGTTATTTCAGCAATTAATCATTTTAAAAAATTCATTAATTTAGAGTTTAAAGATCTGATTAAGATGAATAATCTTCCAATTTATGGAGTTGGATTATCTTTAGGCGGAACAATTCTTTTAAATTCCTGCTTAGATTACGATGAAAACAAAGGAGAAAAACTTTTAGATGGCCTAGCCTGTGTGAGTAGCCCTTTAGATTTATCATCATGCAGTCTCTGTATTGAAAAATCTAGAAATTATATATACCAAAAATGGTTACTTAACCGCTTAAAAAATCAGTTATGGGAGGGATATAATGATGAAGGCAAAATTCTTAATAATGAGAAATTAAGAAAAAAAATTAGAAGTTTAAAAAGTATAAGGGAATTTGATCAGAAATTTACAGCTCCTAGTTGGGGATTTAATTCTTTAGAAGATTATTATGTTAAAGCTTCTCCAATATTTAGAATCCAAAACTCAATAAAAAAATTACCTCAAATGCTTTTTATTCATGCCAAAGATGATCCTTGGGTTCCATATAATGCAACTTTGAATTTAAGAGGAAAATTTATTGATAAATTTACTATTTTTATAACTGAAAAAGGAGGTCATAATGGTTTTCATTCGATTAATGGCTGCTGGTCAGACGAAGTTGTAAAGAACTGGTTTATTAGTATCTAG
- a CDS encoding NAD(P)(+) transhydrogenase (Re/Si-specific) subunit beta, which translates to MNLPVIIKFVIDLLAVLLLALGIKGLSKVKSARDANRLAAFAMSLSVIGLLSYYLGSSGISIQSWVWIIIGSIIGSLFGAILAKKVPMTSMPETVALFNGCGGMSSLLVALGVAIFPISGGQENLDFFKSLINEVSISVSIFVGAITFTGSIVAMAKLQGWLSTPGWTQSKVRHFVNIVFAVASLIAFFDLINGNTSSIWLLVIVSSLLGIGVTLPIGGADMPVVISLLNSYSGIAAAAAGFVVDSQLLIVAGAMVGAAGLILTQVMCKGMNRSLVSVLFGGSLSAQSTASSGSGEYTNITSCSVEECALTLEAANKVIIVPGYGLAVAQAQHTLREVTKKLEQNGIEVVYAIHPVAGRMPGHMNVLLAEADVPYEQLKEMDVVNPDFPATDVVLVLGANDVVNPQAKNDSSSPLYGMPVLDVQEARTVFVIKRGMSAGYSGIKNDLFDLPNTSMVFGDAKKVLNDLIGELKDLGVGEK; encoded by the coding sequence ATGAATCTACCTGTAATTATTAAATTCGTTATTGACCTTCTAGCTGTACTTTTACTGGCTTTGGGAATTAAAGGATTGTCAAAAGTAAAATCAGCAAGGGATGCCAATAGATTAGCTGCATTTGCAATGTCGTTATCAGTAATAGGATTACTTTCTTATTATTTGGGTTCTTCTGGAATTTCTATTCAGTCTTGGGTTTGGATAATAATTGGATCGATCATAGGTAGTTTGTTCGGAGCAATACTTGCAAAAAAAGTACCTATGACCTCCATGCCTGAGACAGTGGCGTTGTTCAATGGTTGTGGAGGAATGTCATCACTTTTAGTGGCCTTAGGAGTGGCTATTTTTCCTATATCTGGTGGCCAAGAAAATCTTGATTTTTTTAAGTCACTGATTAACGAAGTTTCAATCTCTGTTTCTATATTTGTTGGTGCCATAACTTTCACAGGTTCAATTGTGGCAATGGCAAAGTTACAGGGTTGGCTGTCAACTCCAGGATGGACTCAGAGCAAAGTTAGACATTTTGTAAATATTGTTTTTGCAGTTGCTTCCTTGATAGCCTTTTTTGATTTGATAAACGGTAATACAAGTTCTATTTGGCTTTTAGTTATAGTTTCTTCTTTATTAGGTATAGGAGTTACTTTACCAATTGGTGGAGCTGATATGCCAGTTGTTATATCTTTATTAAATAGCTATTCAGGGATTGCAGCAGCAGCAGCAGGTTTCGTTGTAGATAGTCAGCTTTTGATAGTAGCAGGCGCAATGGTTGGAGCTGCAGGTCTAATACTTACTCAAGTAATGTGCAAAGGTATGAATAGATCATTGGTATCAGTTCTTTTTGGAGGATCTTTATCTGCGCAAAGTACAGCCTCTTCTGGTTCAGGAGAATATACAAATATAACTTCTTGCAGCGTTGAAGAATGTGCATTGACTTTAGAGGCAGCTAACAAGGTAATAATTGTTCCTGGTTATGGTTTAGCAGTAGCTCAAGCCCAACATACTTTAAGGGAAGTTACAAAAAAACTTGAGCAAAATGGTATTGAAGTTGTTTATGCAATACATCCTGTAGCAGGGAGGATGCCTGGACATATGAATGTACTTTTAGCAGAAGCAGATGTTCCTTATGAACAACTTAAAGAGATGGACGTTGTAAATCCTGATTTTCCAGCAACGGATGTTGTTTTAGTTTTAGGAGCAAATGATGTGGTTAATCCTCAGGCTAAAAATGATAGCTCTTCTCCTTTATATGGTATGCCAGTTCTTGATGTGCAGGAAGCAAGAACGGTATTTGTAATTAAACGAGGCATGAGTGCAGGCTACTCCGGAATAAAAAATGATTTATTTGATCTTCCAAATACCTCTATGGTCTTTGGTGATGCAAAAAAGGTACTGAATGATTTGATTGGAGAATTAAAGGATCTTGGAGTTGGGGAGAAATAA
- a CDS encoding NAD(P) transhydrogenase subunit alpha, with the protein MSFVSLLWVLLLGSLLGLELIGKVPPTLHTPLMSGANAISGITMLAALTLIVKAEGNVPLLIIGSVSLGFALFNVVGGFFVTDRMLAMFSRKPSNKK; encoded by the coding sequence ATGTCTTTTGTAAGTCTTCTTTGGGTTCTTTTACTTGGCAGTTTATTGGGTCTCGAGTTAATTGGAAAAGTTCCTCCTACTCTTCACACACCTCTAATGAGCGGAGCAAATGCAATTTCAGGAATAACAATGCTGGCAGCATTAACTTTAATTGTAAAAGCAGAAGGTAACGTACCTCTTTTAATAATTGGTTCAGTTTCTCTTGGATTTGCTCTTTTCAACGTCGTAGGCGGTTTCTTTGTAACTGATCGAATGCTCGCGATGTTTAGTCGTAAACCATCAAATAAGAAGTAA